ACATTTTGATCAGATTCTTCTCAATTACAACCATTTAAATCcgactgttttgcttaataaaaattcttttgttAAGATTGATCCCAGTTTAACCATTCTTAGGTGGGAAAGTCTTCCACagtgcatcgctgctcttcattgataaagggggatGACGTAATGAGCCCTCGTTGTTCAGAGAAAGACAAATTAATATCGGGAGGGTTCATTTTACAACATACCTCTCGTTATCCCAATAGTTTTTCATTAAGTCATAGACCATCAAATGAGGAAATTGTAGTACCAACACTGAGACTCGCCATGAGGAattcaataaaatgtttatgGAGTTCCATTCATTCCACCACTTTGGCTAATTCTACTTGTCATTGCCTGATTTCTCCAGTTTTGTGAAAAGATGCTCATCCTGAGTGTGTTTCTCAGGGCTACCTTCACCtccttgttcctcagagtgtaaatgaTGGGGTTGAGCACTGGTGAGACAACTATGGTCAAGAGAAAAATGAGTgggtcactctctgtagtggagtTAGATGTGTGCACCAGGTACGTGATCAGGGCTGTTCCGTAGGACAAAGTCACAACCATGAGGTGGGAGAAGCAGATGGAGAAGACTTTACATCTCTCGTCTCGGGATGGCaacttgaggatggtggagataatgcagatgtaggacaggagtatcagcAAAAAAGGACTCATAATAAACAGCACTATCACAATTAAACGTAAAATGTTAATATGGGATGTGTCAATGCATGCCTTCTTCAGAACTGGTGGGGTATCGCAGAAGAAGTGGTGAATGCgattggagccacagaagggcaagCTGAAGATCCACATAATTTGACCAACTTCTTCAGAAATGCAGATGAACCATGAAGCCCCCGCGAGCAGCGCACACACCTGACCACTCAtaatggttgtgtagtgcagggggtggcagatggccacatagcggtcaTATGCCATAGCTGCAAGAATGCAGCTCTGTAAGAGGCCTGTGATGTTGAAGAAGTacatctgggctgcacagccagcaatggagatggtcttttcctccaccaagAGGTGAACCAGCAGCTGAGGTACTATACTCGTAGTAAAGCAGATTTCCACAAAAGAGAGGTTCACCAGAAAGAAATACATGGGAGTGTGGAGGGAAGGGGTTATTCTTATCAGTAGAACAACCAGCAGGTTTCCCATCAGGGTAACCAAGTAGATGACCAGAAGTACCAGAAAAAGAAGGATTTGCAACTTGTTAAGATATGAAAACCCCACCAAGACGAGGACATCTGAGATGGTCTCGTTCCCATGAGGGACTTTTGAAGAAGGGACCATCTGTAAAGGAGACAAAAAGAGATTATTTCTTTAAACTCACACAAGTATCCCCATTGTCCTTATAATTTGCAAAAGTGAGTGCAGCTCTCATAAGTAAACTAACctcatcaaccacaccatcaggggttcattcacctgcacatctactcatgTCCTCTCCCATAtacaggactgacccctggggaacaccactagttaccctcctccattgtgaaaatttaccatttattcccagcctttgttttctgtcttttaaccaattcccgatccatgaaatgatctttcctcctatctcatgaccacctaatttacataaaagcctttggtgtgggaccgtgtcaaaggctttctggaaatctaggtatattatgtccactgggtgccccttgtccacatgtttattaaccccttcaaagaattctaatagattagttagacacgacttccctctgcagaaaccatgctgacttttgcccaacaattcgtgctcttctacgtgccttgcaattttattctttactagtgtttctactaatttgccttgtactgatgttaaacttatcggtctatagttgccagggtctcctctagagccttttttaaatattggcgttatattggccgtcttccagtcatttggtaccaaagtggatttaaaggataggttacaaaccactgttaataactccgcaatttcacatttgagttctttcagaacccttgggtgaataccgtctggtcctggagacttgttactattcagcttatcaattaactccaaaacctcctctaatgtcacttcaatctgagagagttcctcagatttgtcacctaaaaaggctggctcagatttaggaacctctgtaacatcctcagccgtgaagactgaagcaaagaaatcatttaatcgctccgcaatggcactgtcttccttgatcgctccttttatatctttatcgtccaagggccccactgcttttttagcaggcttcctgcttctaatgtat
The window above is part of the Carettochelys insculpta isolate YL-2023 chromosome 32, ASM3395843v1, whole genome shotgun sequence genome. Proteins encoded here:
- the LOC142004890 gene encoding olfactory receptor 10A4-like, producing MHRGSPSQMVPSSKVPHGNETISDVLVLVGFSYLNKLQILLFLVLLVIYLVTLMGNLLVVLLIRITPSLHTPMYFFLVNLSFVEICFTTSIVPQLLVHLLVEEKTISIAGCAAQMYFFNITGLLQSCILAAMAYDRYVAICHPLHYTTIMSGQVCALLAGASWFICISEEVGQIMWIFSLPFCGSNRIHHFFCDTPPVLKKACIDTSHINILRLIVIVLFIMSPFLLILLSYICIISTILKLPSRDERCKVFSICFSHLMVVTLSYGTALITYLVHTSNSTTESDPLIFLLTIVVSPVLNPIIYTLRNKEVKVALRNTLRMSIFSQNWRNQAMTSRISQSGGMNGTP